In Pseudothermotoga sp., one genomic interval encodes:
- a CDS encoding HAD-IA family hydrolase encodes MQQHGFKLFIFDVGGVLCDGTSVTHLISEYLSINQQEFIKLAKLSGLRDLQTGKITARQFWENFSKLSGKHVEEDLWVKFFKPKLKLETARLIERLKMRYRVVAGTNTIESHYQIHLENGDYRFFDRVYASHQVGYLKPDDDFFHYILKKESISPQETFFVDDSFENVLAAQKLEIHSVLFTNAQDLQSKLSSLKLIDF; translated from the coding sequence TCTTGTGCGATGGAACTTCCGTGACCCATTTGATAAGTGAGTATCTATCTATAAACCAGCAGGAATTTATCAAGCTTGCCAAACTTTCTGGACTCAGAGACCTTCAGACGGGAAAAATCACAGCAAGACAATTTTGGGAGAATTTTTCAAAGCTTTCAGGTAAACACGTTGAAGAAGATCTGTGGGTTAAATTCTTCAAACCAAAGTTGAAGTTAGAAACGGCGAGGCTGATAGAACGCTTGAAAATGAGATACAGAGTGGTCGCTGGTACGAACACCATAGAGTCACACTATCAGATTCACCTTGAAAATGGAGATTATCGTTTCTTCGATCGTGTCTATGCATCCCACCAAGTAGGCTATCTCAAGCCAGATGATGATTTCTTCCATTACATTTTAAAGAAAGAGTCGATCTCACCGCAGGAAACTTTCTTTGTGGATGATTCATTCGAAAACGTTTTGGCAGCTCAAAAGCTTGAAATTCACTCTGTGTTGTTCACAAATGCACAAGATCTACAAAGCAAGTTGTCTTCTCTCAAGCTGATCGATTTTTAA
- a CDS encoding bifunctional methionine sulfoxide reductase B/A protein, with protein MKRIKRNTQLSEFEKFVLFGKGTEPPFSGEYVDHFEEGIYTCKNCGIPLYRSQDKFHSGCGWPAFDDEIPGAVRKELDKDGVRIEITCAYCGAHLGHVFFNEGFTPKNVRHCVNSVSLKFVPAGQKPKIDRIFFAAGCFWGVEHLFKQLEGIIDTRVGYMGGHVDNPTYEDVCTGKTGHVETVEVIFDPKKMNEENLIKYFFEIHDFTQEDGQGPDIGEQYKSVIFYTSESQKMVAESLKNRLSTRYRVTTRIRKASTFWLAEDYHQDYYERTGKVPYCHFRRKIIW; from the coding sequence TTGAAACGTATAAAAAGGAACACGCAACTCAGTGAATTCGAAAAGTTCGTACTTTTTGGTAAAGGTACAGAGCCACCGTTCAGTGGTGAATACGTCGATCATTTTGAAGAGGGAATATACACCTGCAAAAACTGTGGCATACCGCTTTACAGAAGCCAAGATAAATTTCACTCTGGTTGTGGTTGGCCTGCTTTCGACGATGAAATTCCTGGCGCTGTGAGAAAAGAGTTGGATAAAGATGGCGTCAGAATAGAGATAACGTGTGCCTATTGTGGAGCTCACCTTGGGCATGTCTTCTTTAACGAAGGTTTCACACCGAAAAATGTTCGTCATTGTGTGAACAGTGTCTCTTTGAAATTTGTACCTGCTGGTCAGAAACCCAAGATAGATAGAATCTTCTTTGCGGCAGGTTGTTTCTGGGGTGTGGAGCATCTGTTCAAACAATTGGAAGGGATCATCGATACCAGAGTCGGTTACATGGGAGGACATGTGGATAACCCAACTTACGAAGACGTGTGCACTGGGAAAACAGGCCATGTCGAAACCGTGGAAGTCATATTCGATCCTAAAAAGATGAACGAAGAAAACCTAATAAAATACTTTTTCGAAATTCATGATTTCACTCAAGAAGATGGACAGGGTCCAGATATAGGCGAACAGTACAAAAGTGTAATTTTTTACACAAGCGAATCACAGAAAATGGTCGCGGAGAGTTTGAAGAATCGATTGAGCACACGTTATCGAGTGACAACCCGGATAAGAAAAGCTTCGACGTTTTGGCTTGCGGAAGATTATCATCAAGATTATTACGAAAGAACCGGTAAAGTTCCTTACTGTCACTTCAGAAGAAAAATAATTTGGTGA
- a CDS encoding phosphoglycerate dehydrogenase codes for MKKVLVLARTFGRYSHEPIVLLEKNGFVVERKEKIESQDLKNFEAIIVGVQKITRNMLENSSIKIIAKHGVGVDNIDLSAATELGIPVTVTPNANAVSVAELTVGLIFALARKLVESHKTLYEKRQFVSSIGIELSGKTLGVVGFGSIGREVSKRAICLGMRVLVYDPYVQEESLRQVGAEKVELEELLKQSDFVSLHVPLNESTRNLIDKRKISLMKKTAYLINTARAGVVDETALIDALKNGQIAGAALDVFEPEPLPSDSPLFDCPNLILTPHVGAHTFEAILRMNMMAAESIVDFFNGKIPKYVANNTVLEKLRQKGFKE; via the coding sequence GTGAAGAAGGTGCTTGTTTTGGCAAGAACTTTCGGAAGATACTCACACGAACCGATCGTTTTGCTTGAAAAAAATGGTTTCGTTGTGGAAAGGAAAGAAAAGATAGAGAGCCAAGATTTGAAGAACTTTGAAGCAATAATCGTAGGAGTTCAAAAAATTACGCGCAACATGCTTGAGAATTCATCAATCAAAATCATCGCGAAACACGGCGTGGGCGTTGACAACATAGACCTTTCAGCTGCCACCGAGCTAGGAATTCCAGTCACGGTTACGCCGAATGCCAACGCAGTTTCCGTTGCAGAACTCACCGTTGGTCTCATCTTTGCACTCGCAAGAAAGCTGGTAGAATCGCACAAGACACTCTATGAAAAAAGACAATTCGTTTCCTCCATCGGTATCGAACTGTCTGGTAAGACACTCGGTGTGGTGGGTTTCGGTTCAATCGGTAGGGAAGTTTCTAAAAGAGCCATTTGCTTGGGTATGAGGGTTCTTGTGTACGATCCATACGTTCAGGAAGAATCTCTGCGGCAGGTTGGAGCAGAAAAAGTAGAGCTCGAAGAACTCTTAAAACAGAGTGACTTTGTCAGTTTGCACGTACCACTCAATGAATCCACGAGAAATCTCATTGATAAGAGAAAGATTTCCTTGATGAAGAAGACAGCGTATTTGATAAACACCGCACGCGCTGGTGTAGTTGATGAAACTGCGCTCATAGATGCTTTGAAGAATGGGCAAATCGCCGGCGCCGCTCTCGATGTTTTCGAACCCGAACCATTACCATCAGACTCACCGTTGTTCGATTGTCCAAACCTTATCTTAACCCCTCACGTCGGCGCTCACACGTTTGAAGCCATCTTGCGCATGAACATGATGGCTGCTGAGTCGATCGTAGATTTCTTCAATGGTAAGATTCCAAAGTACGTTGCGAACAACACCGTCTTGGAAAAACTCCGCCAGAAAGGTTTTAAGGAATGA
- a CDS encoding MurR/RpiR family transcriptional regulator produces MDVLQTIRENYRDLTQAERQIADVILQNPRTVLECSISELSQLAGVKSEASVVKFYRKIGLTSFQQFKVLLAQELSKAPLEIVYEDISEGDDSKTITQKIFKATVRAILDTLDTVDIKSLEKATELFLSAKRLLFFGFAASAAVAFDAFHKFTRLGKHCLFSNDEHIMATILATATKEDLVVAISHTGETKSIVALAKKAIEVNVPVVAITGNPKSSLAKISSVVLVTNTKETRIRTDAMTSRIVQLVILDTIYTLLATKDPNAIENLKKSRLAISELKY; encoded by the coding sequence ATGGACGTACTTCAAACTATAAGAGAGAACTACAGAGATCTCACACAAGCTGAACGTCAGATCGCGGATGTGATCCTACAAAATCCAAGGACTGTACTCGAATGCTCAATAAGCGAGTTAAGCCAGCTTGCCGGTGTGAAGAGTGAGGCGTCGGTCGTCAAGTTTTACAGGAAAATCGGTTTGACGAGTTTTCAGCAGTTCAAAGTCCTCCTCGCGCAGGAACTCTCCAAGGCTCCACTGGAAATAGTTTATGAGGACATTTCTGAGGGAGATGATTCAAAAACTATCACGCAGAAAATCTTCAAAGCGACCGTTCGAGCCATCTTGGATACACTCGATACAGTGGACATAAAAAGCTTGGAAAAAGCGACAGAACTTTTCTTGAGCGCAAAGAGACTTCTCTTCTTCGGTTTTGCTGCTTCAGCAGCGGTGGCTTTCGATGCTTTTCACAAGTTCACAAGACTTGGTAAACACTGCTTGTTCTCCAACGATGAGCACATCATGGCCACGATCCTCGCAACGGCAACGAAAGAAGATTTAGTTGTGGCAATTTCACACACCGGTGAGACGAAATCCATCGTTGCTCTTGCGAAAAAAGCCATCGAAGTGAACGTCCCAGTTGTGGCGATCACTGGGAATCCTAAATCCAGCCTCGCCAAAATTTCAAGCGTCGTTCTAGTTACGAATACGAAGGAAACCAGGATAAGAACGGATGCCATGACCTCACGCATAGTTCAGCTCGTCATCTTAGATACGATCTACACATTGCTCGCAACAAAAGATCCAAATGCGATAGAGAATCTCAAAAAGAGCAGGCTCGCCATTTCCGAGTTGAAGTACTGA